Proteins from one Dysgonomonas sp. HDW5A genomic window:
- a CDS encoding cell wall metabolism sensor histidine kinase WalK, translating into MKLQHYTLRYLAIAILFIIAVWAGLFYAYITEEVYDNIDDGLKNLKLHIIREAQVNPEILNTHEYGINQFKITHLPKGNYVLTNTFETSKMFMEYDDDYEPIRKLTCVFNYNNGESYQLEIITSMIEEDELLQNMLVGLLVLYIMLVSSIILLNHVLLKKIWRSFFELLDKLKNYQITSNQSFDITQSPIEEFNNLGREMQSMIVRTEKTFKSQKLFIENASHELQTPLSIVRNKLELLAENSNSEQQLAEISTIIDAVNRMIQLNKSLLTLSRVENQQYNNTRKIDLCEITDELLIEYDDLITYKKVNITKSYTQHFFIDINETLARMLINNLIRNAIIHNYPNGDIIISSESNKIIFKNTGINEPLDKDSIFNRFYKGTTNEQSTGLGLAIIKSIIDSYPHIEINYYYENGHCFEIISKQ; encoded by the coding sequence TATTTATTATTGCAGTGTGGGCAGGCCTCTTCTATGCCTATATTACCGAAGAAGTTTATGATAACATTGATGATGGTCTTAAAAATCTTAAATTACATATTATACGAGAAGCTCAGGTAAATCCCGAAATACTCAATACGCATGAATACGGTATCAACCAGTTCAAGATAACTCATCTTCCAAAAGGCAACTACGTCCTCACAAACACGTTCGAAACCAGCAAAATGTTTATGGAGTATGACGATGATTATGAGCCAATCCGTAAATTAACCTGTGTATTTAATTATAATAACGGGGAAAGCTATCAGTTGGAAATTATAACATCCATGATAGAAGAGGACGAATTGCTCCAAAATATGCTTGTGGGTTTACTTGTCTTGTACATAATGCTTGTAAGCAGTATTATATTACTAAATCATGTTTTACTGAAAAAGATATGGAGATCGTTCTTCGAATTGCTTGATAAATTAAAAAACTACCAAATTACCTCCAATCAATCGTTTGACATTACCCAAAGTCCTATCGAAGAATTCAATAATTTAGGAAGGGAGATGCAGAGCATGATCGTACGTACCGAAAAAACGTTTAAAAGTCAAAAGCTATTTATCGAAAATGCCTCACATGAGCTGCAAACCCCTTTGTCTATTGTTAGAAATAAACTGGAGTTACTGGCCGAAAACAGTAACTCGGAACAACAACTAGCCGAAATATCAACCATTATTGATGCTGTGAACAGAATGATCCAACTCAACAAGTCGCTGCTAACTCTATCGCGTGTCGAAAATCAGCAATATAATAATACTCGGAAAATCGACTTATGCGAAATTACAGATGAATTACTTATCGAATATGATGACCTGATAACCTATAAAAAAGTAAACATTACAAAATCATATACCCAGCATTTCTTTATTGATATTAATGAGACTCTGGCCAGGATGCTTATCAATAATTTAATCAGAAATGCAATTATTCACAACTATCCTAATGGAGATATTATAATATCTTCAGAAAGCAATAAAATTATATTCAAGAATACAGGAATTAACGAACCTCTCGACAAAGACAGTATTTTTAACCGATTTTATAAAGGTACTACAAACGAACAGTCTACAGGTTTAGGACTTGCAATAATTAAATCGATTATAGATAGTTATCCCCATATAGAGATTAATTATTATTACGAAAATGGTCATTGTTTCGAGATCATTTCCAAACAGTAA
- a CDS encoding PepSY-like domain-containing protein: MKQLKKITLALLFIISVTQLQAKDVPVTFQELPNKAQTFLKTYFPSLQTSYVIQDKGFFSTEYEVTLEDGTQLEFDENGDWKGVDGQHRSIPTAFIPAKIIKYVKAKFPNMTISKIEKDSRKYDIELNGDLDLEFNLKGDFLRMD; this comes from the coding sequence ATGAAACAATTAAAAAAAATTACACTTGCACTTTTATTTATAATAAGTGTAACTCAACTACAAGCCAAAGATGTACCGGTAACTTTCCAAGAATTACCCAATAAAGCACAAACATTCTTGAAAACGTATTTTCCTTCGTTACAAACTTCTTATGTAATTCAGGACAAAGGTTTCTTTAGTACCGAGTACGAAGTAACCTTGGAGGATGGGACTCAATTAGAATTTGACGAGAACGGCGATTGGAAAGGTGTAGACGGACAACACAGATCGATCCCTACAGCCTTTATTCCTGCCAAGATAATAAAGTATGTAAAAGCAAAATTTCCGAATATGACTATTTCTAAAATTGAAAAAGATTCGCGAAAATACGATATTGAATTAAATGGTGATCTGGATCTGGAATTTAATTTAAAGGGAGATTTTTTAAGAATGGATTAA
- a CDS encoding PepSY-like domain-containing protein — protein MKKIPLSSLLLVLSMSLFISCSDDDDDDIIIQSSELPQAAQNFVTTHFNGATYLRIEKDKKPDADGSLYEVYLSNGFKAEFDTNGLWVEVDGEMQPVPSSIIKLLPEAIPNYVKTTYPAQYIVSIDKKIYGFNIELNYDLDLVFNHEGNFIGIDR, from the coding sequence ATGAAAAAAATACCTTTAAGCAGTTTACTACTAGTTCTATCAATGTCTTTATTCATTTCATGTAGTGATGACGACGATGACGACATAATCATACAATCATCCGAATTGCCTCAAGCGGCACAGAACTTTGTAACTACTCATTTCAATGGAGCAACTTACCTGCGTATCGAGAAAGATAAGAAGCCCGATGCCGATGGTTCACTTTATGAAGTCTATCTGTCTAATGGATTCAAAGCCGAATTTGATACCAATGGCTTATGGGTAGAGGTAGACGGCGAAATGCAACCTGTACCGTCATCAATTATAAAATTACTTCCTGAAGCTATTCCTAATTATGTTAAAACAACATACCCTGCTCAATATATAGTTAGCATAGACAAGAAAATATATGGTTTTAATATAGAATTAAATTACGATCTGGATTTAGTATTTAACCACGAAGGAAACTTCATTGGTATTGACAGATAA
- a CDS encoding helicase HerA-like domain-containing protein, giving the protein MFDNDKKAFVAISGDKEIILNSKMANRHGLITGATGTGKTVTLQNLAETFSKMGVPVFAADIKGDLSGVAKSGGNKESVVKRVESYHLNDKGFEFQEFPVQFWDVFGQQGVPVRATVADMGALLFSRLLALNDTQSAVLSIIFKVAKDESLELVDLKDLQKIIEYVGNNSNSFTTNYGNISTASIGAIQRGLLQLEQDGADHFFGEPNLNLDDLIQTNGNKGIINILAADKLMNSPKVYSTFLLWMMTKLFDVLPEVGDPEKPKLVFFFDEAHLLFSDAPKALVDKVEQVVRLIRSKGVGVYFVTQSPADIPDSVLAQLGNRIQHALRAYTPKDQKALKVAAQSFRANPAFDTEKAISELETGEALVSFLDEKGAPQPVERSFILPPEGQIGPITVDERKLMIEGSLLYRHYGEAIDRESAYEILMARLNSIQQEKDNAEQAKTDEKARKEQEKQERAQEKADQQASKQRTKFWGAIATTFLIPVARELVKSLFKGKKK; this is encoded by the coding sequence ATGTTTGATAATGATAAAAAAGCGTTTGTGGCGATTTCGGGAGATAAAGAAATAATCTTAAACTCTAAAATGGCTAATCGTCATGGTTTAATAACGGGTGCAACCGGTACAGGAAAAACTGTGACGCTGCAAAATCTGGCCGAAACTTTCAGTAAAATGGGAGTTCCTGTTTTTGCTGCCGATATTAAAGGCGATTTGTCAGGAGTGGCTAAATCGGGAGGAAATAAAGAAAGTGTGGTAAAGAGGGTAGAGTCGTACCACTTGAATGATAAAGGATTTGAATTTCAGGAATTCCCTGTTCAGTTTTGGGATGTATTCGGACAACAGGGTGTGCCTGTTCGTGCTACTGTAGCCGATATGGGAGCACTTTTATTCAGTCGCTTATTGGCTCTCAATGATACGCAAAGTGCAGTCTTATCTATCATTTTTAAGGTAGCAAAGGACGAATCTTTGGAATTAGTTGACTTGAAAGATTTACAAAAGATAATAGAGTATGTTGGCAACAACAGTAATTCGTTTACTACCAATTACGGAAATATATCTACAGCCAGTATAGGAGCTATTCAGAGAGGGTTGCTTCAATTGGAGCAAGATGGTGCCGATCATTTTTTCGGTGAACCTAACCTTAATCTGGATGACCTGATTCAAACCAATGGCAATAAAGGTATTATTAATATACTTGCAGCAGATAAGCTGATGAATTCGCCCAAGGTATATTCGACTTTTCTGTTGTGGATGATGACCAAATTATTTGACGTGCTTCCCGAAGTAGGAGATCCCGAAAAACCCAAGCTGGTTTTCTTTTTTGATGAGGCACATTTGCTTTTCAGTGATGCACCCAAAGCATTAGTCGATAAAGTGGAACAAGTAGTGAGGCTGATTCGCTCTAAAGGGGTAGGGGTCTACTTTGTAACCCAGAGTCCAGCTGATATACCTGATTCAGTATTGGCTCAATTGGGAAATCGTATTCAACATGCTTTGAGAGCATATACACCTAAAGATCAGAAAGCACTGAAGGTCGCAGCCCAAAGTTTCCGTGCTAATCCAGCTTTCGATACAGAGAAAGCTATTTCGGAATTGGAAACGGGCGAAGCTCTCGTTTCGTTTTTGGATGAAAAAGGCGCTCCACAACCTGTTGAAAGGTCTTTTATTTTACCTCCTGAAGGACAGATAGGACCTATTACTGTAGATGAACGGAAATTGATGATAGAAGGGTCTTTATTATATCGCCATTACGGTGAAGCAATAGACAGAGAATCTGCCTATGAAATTTTGATGGCTCGACTGAATAGTATTCAACAAGAAAAAGACAATGCAGAGCAGGCAAAAACAGATGAAAAAGCCCGCAAAGAGCAAGAAAAACAGGAACGAGCTCAGGAGAAAGCCGATCAGCAAGCATCTAAGCAACGTACTAAATTCTGGGGTGCGATAGCAACCACATTTCTGATTCCTGTTGCCCGCGAATTAGTGAAGTCGTTATTTAAAGGAAAAAAGAAATAG
- a CDS encoding GNAT family N-acetyltransferase yields MNDLVIKVLTSYKEDAFELFLLADPSYNQINSYIMESVIYGAYLDDILIATYALLPVDELTIEIKNIAVAENVQRKGVGTLLLDHAKETAISMGFKQITIGTANSSIYQLLFYQKCGFEIFELRKNFFTDNYHQPIFENGIQAKHMIVLSYSL; encoded by the coding sequence ATGAATGACCTAGTTATAAAAGTTCTTACCAGTTACAAAGAAGATGCTTTCGAATTATTTCTTCTTGCTGATCCATCTTATAATCAGATCAATAGTTACATTATGGAATCGGTTATATACGGTGCATACTTAGACGACATTTTGATAGCTACCTATGCCCTGCTACCTGTTGATGAACTCACTATCGAGATTAAAAACATTGCTGTCGCGGAAAATGTTCAGAGAAAAGGCGTAGGCACATTATTATTGGATCATGCAAAAGAAACTGCCATATCAATGGGATTTAAACAAATAACAATTGGTACCGCCAATAGCAGCATATACCAATTGTTATTTTATCAGAAATGTGGATTCGAAATTTTTGAATTGAGAAAAAACTTCTTTACAGATAATTACCATCAGCCTATTTTTGAAAATGGCATTCAGGCTAAACATATGATTGTATTATCTTATTCTCTATAA
- a CDS encoding NigD-like protein has translation MKKIRYSLILVISLIAIFTFNSCNNDDGYSLGNYRLDIATVNAIDSTSGTFYLTLDNGSTLLPVASDSYYKPQFNKRVIVNYTLLSDKTGVYDHAIKINAIQDILTKEVIDLTSENEKEIGKDPIKILDLWTGDHFLNIHFGYNTGGEKIHVINLVRNKLDKVTTTPNGTIALEFRHNANGDPQRYGTKNYVAFDLRPFQTENRDSINFIIKVFDFNDETKEYPITYKYK, from the coding sequence ATGAAAAAAATAAGATACAGCCTAATTTTGGTAATTAGCTTGATCGCAATTTTCACATTCAATTCATGTAATAATGATGACGGCTATAGCCTTGGAAACTATAGGCTGGATATAGCTACTGTAAATGCAATAGACAGCACTTCGGGTACTTTCTATTTAACATTAGACAATGGCAGTACTTTATTACCGGTAGCATCCGACTCGTATTACAAACCTCAGTTTAATAAAAGGGTAATCGTAAACTATACGTTACTATCCGATAAAACAGGCGTATACGATCATGCTATAAAAATAAATGCGATACAGGATATATTAACCAAAGAGGTAATTGATCTGACTTCCGAAAATGAGAAAGAAATAGGTAAAGATCCCATCAAAATTCTTGATTTATGGACAGGCGACCATTTTCTTAATATTCATTTCGGATACAATACTGGAGGAGAAAAAATACATGTTATCAATCTGGTAAGAAATAAACTGGATAAAGTAACCACTACTCCTAATGGTACGATTGCATTAGAATTCAGACACAACGCTAATGGTGATCCACAAAGATACGGTACTAAAAATTATGTTGCTTTTGATTTGCGACCTTTTCAAACAGAGAATAGAGACTCTATCAATTTTATCATTAAAGTTTTCGATTTCAATGATGAAACCAAAGAGTATCCAATAACGTATAAATACAAATAA
- the argB gene encoding acetylglutamate kinase, with translation MPLNKLTIIKVGGKIVEEEDSLKQLLHDFSKIDGFKILVHGGGRSATKIAERLGIESKMVDGRRITDSETLQVVTMVYGGLVNKNIVAGLQSLGVNALGLTGADMDIIRSDKRPVKDIDYGFVGDVKKVKGDVLKLLIDQNIVPIIAPLSHDGQGNMLNTNADTMAAETAQAMSQYYDVSLVYCFEKKGVLMNEHDDDSVIPQLDKASYQKYVQEGIIQGGMLPKLENAFKSIEKGVSEVVITKASEIGKGKGTVII, from the coding sequence ATGCCATTAAATAAACTTACAATCATAAAAGTAGGAGGTAAAATTGTTGAAGAAGAAGACTCTTTAAAACAATTGCTACACGATTTCTCAAAAATAGACGGTTTTAAAATACTGGTACATGGCGGAGGCAGATCAGCCACCAAAATAGCCGAACGCTTGGGTATAGAAAGTAAAATGGTAGACGGCAGACGTATTACCGACAGCGAAACATTGCAAGTAGTTACGATGGTATACGGCGGACTTGTGAATAAAAATATTGTTGCCGGATTACAATCTCTGGGTGTAAACGCTTTGGGATTAACAGGTGCCGATATGGATATTATACGATCGGATAAACGCCCTGTTAAAGATATTGATTATGGCTTTGTAGGCGATGTAAAAAAGGTAAAAGGCGATGTTTTAAAACTTTTGATCGACCAGAATATTGTACCTATTATAGCTCCGCTTTCACATGACGGACAAGGTAATATGCTAAATACCAATGCCGATACTATGGCTGCGGAAACGGCTCAGGCAATGTCTCAATATTATGATGTAAGTCTGGTATACTGTTTCGAAAAGAAAGGGGTATTGATGAATGAACATGACGATGACAGTGTAATTCCTCAATTAGATAAGGCCAGCTATCAGAAATATGTACAAGAGGGTATTATTCAGGGAGGAATGCTTCCTAAGCTCGAAAATGCTTTTAAATCAATAGAAAAAGGAGTCAGTGAGGTAGTCATCACCAAAGCTTCTGAAATAGGAAAAGGCAAAGGAACAGTAATTATATAA
- the def gene encoding peptide deformylase, translated as MKLSLVLLIVLTLFSVKSMAQFTQDEKDLINSGTTETPFRVLKVTDQQDSIFLRQKCSDIENINESEDLQLLIDRLKATMAAESGVGIAAPQVGIARNVFLFTRIDKANYPVIVAINPKIVNHPEETICFERDGCLSIPGISGNSIRYPWVDVEYTDENGNLVQERLEGYSRESDFTGIIFQHEFDHLQGVLFIDKLCPEINE; from the coding sequence ATGAAACTCTCTTTAGTATTACTAATAGTTTTAACTCTCTTTTCAGTAAAAAGTATGGCACAATTTACCCAAGACGAGAAAGATTTGATAAATAGCGGAACGACAGAAACTCCATTTAGAGTACTGAAGGTTACAGACCAACAAGATTCTATCTTTCTGAGACAAAAATGTTCTGATATTGAAAATATAAACGAGTCGGAAGATCTTCAGTTATTAATAGATCGACTTAAGGCAACTATGGCGGCCGAATCGGGAGTCGGCATTGCTGCACCTCAGGTTGGTATAGCCAGAAACGTATTCTTATTTACTCGCATCGATAAGGCAAATTATCCGGTAATAGTGGCCATTAATCCCAAAATAGTAAATCATCCGGAAGAAACTATATGCTTCGAACGCGACGGTTGCTTATCTATACCCGGAATCAGTGGAAATTCTATCCGTTATCCTTGGGTTGATGTGGAATATACTGACGAAAACGGAAATCTGGTTCAAGAAAGATTGGAGGGATATTCACGCGAAAGTGATTTTACGGGTATTATATTCCAGCACGAATTTGACCATCTGCAAGGGGTACTATTTATAGACAAACTTTGCCCTGAAATAAACGAGTAA
- a CDS encoding TetR/AcrR family transcriptional regulator has product MNPSKKKILENAFNLFLTESYSSVSMQKIQNASGVSRGAIYHHFKSKEEIFEEVVNEYLMPAFSSYSMIQEDEKSSLQNMIYASIKCRQSHINLLKEVTSFKLTDFYFFKFIFQASEHCKDFTEQVNVLSEKEFNGWRNIIQLAMRTGEIRSDIELDYVAQSFMTIPLGLGIFSAFSNYININTKDIRSSYLRFYTLLKKPGFM; this is encoded by the coding sequence ATGAATCCCTCGAAGAAAAAAATACTGGAAAACGCATTTAATTTATTCCTCACCGAAAGTTACAGTTCCGTTTCTATGCAAAAAATACAAAATGCCTCCGGGGTTTCGCGGGGAGCTATTTATCATCACTTCAAAAGTAAGGAAGAGATTTTCGAAGAAGTGGTGAATGAGTATTTAATGCCTGCCTTTTCGAGTTATTCTATGATTCAGGAAGATGAAAAATCTTCGTTACAGAATATGATATATGCTTCTATTAAATGCCGTCAGAGCCATATTAACCTGCTGAAAGAGGTAACTTCTTTTAAACTTACTGATTTTTATTTTTTCAAATTCATCTTTCAGGCATCCGAACACTGCAAAGATTTTACGGAGCAAGTGAATGTATTATCCGAAAAAGAGTTTAACGGATGGAGAAACATTATTCAACTGGCTATGAGAACGGGTGAGATAAGATCAGATATCGAACTCGATTATGTGGCACAATCTTTTATGACCATTCCTCTAGGCTTGGGTATATTCTCGGCTTTCAGTAATTATATAAATATAAATACCAAAGATATACGATCGTCTTACCTTCGTTTCTATACCTTGCTTAAGAAACCCGGATTCATGTAA
- a CDS encoding VWA domain-containing protein, with protein MKKLLLSCSMLFSFAFMALSCTQAAPRNIVEEKEIAAPVKSANATKIQVAILLDVSGSMDGLIEQAKSRLWNIVNTLTTLKYRGESPQIEIALYAYGTGNRYEGDYMYQITPLTTDLDLISEKLFALRTSGSEEYCGTAISRATKELEWGSNESDMKLIYIAGNEIFEQGRISYKTSIPQALRKDIYVNTIHCGDPETGIRDLWKDASVRGKGKFFNIDSNARVRYIETPYDDRISSCNQRLNDTYISYGQLGYEKQANQVTQDRNAASISKANSAERIVSKSKSVYKNSSWDLVDMVKDDGAALDKIKEEELPAGLQGKSKDEIKQLVTQKEKERNDIQKEIADLAKKRQEYIDNQSQNDPDGEDLGKAISESLLAFAKVKGYTVEN; from the coding sequence ATGAAAAAGTTATTATTGTCATGTTCAATGTTATTTTCCTTTGCTTTTATGGCTTTAAGTTGTACACAGGCAGCTCCACGAAATATAGTGGAAGAGAAGGAAATTGCTGCACCCGTTAAATCTGCCAATGCTACAAAAATTCAGGTAGCCATTCTTTTAGATGTGTCGGGTAGTATGGATGGGTTGATCGAGCAAGCCAAATCGCGCTTATGGAATATTGTTAATACACTTACGACACTAAAGTATAGAGGAGAGTCTCCACAGATAGAAATTGCCCTCTATGCCTATGGAACTGGTAATAGGTATGAAGGAGATTATATGTATCAGATAACTCCTTTGACAACCGATCTGGATTTAATCTCAGAAAAACTCTTTGCACTTAGAACGAGCGGTAGCGAAGAGTATTGCGGAACTGCCATAAGCCGAGCAACAAAAGAGTTGGAGTGGGGGAGTAACGAGTCGGATATGAAACTAATCTATATTGCAGGAAACGAAATATTTGAACAAGGCAGAATATCCTATAAAACATCTATACCTCAGGCTCTCAGAAAAGATATATACGTAAATACGATTCATTGCGGAGACCCCGAAACGGGCATACGTGATTTGTGGAAAGATGCCTCAGTCAGAGGAAAAGGTAAATTCTTCAATATAGATTCGAATGCCAGAGTACGTTACATAGAAACTCCTTACGATGATCGTATAAGTAGTTGTAATCAACGGTTGAATGATACTTATATCAGTTATGGACAATTAGGATATGAAAAACAGGCGAATCAGGTCACTCAAGATAGAAATGCAGCATCGATCTCTAAGGCTAATTCTGCCGAACGTATCGTAAGTAAATCAAAATCGGTGTACAAAAACAGCTCATGGGATTTGGTGGATATGGTGAAAGATGATGGTGCAGCTTTGGATAAAATAAAAGAAGAAGAACTTCCTGCTGGACTACAGGGCAAATCGAAAGATGAAATTAAACAGCTGGTTACTCAAAAAGAAAAAGAAAGGAATGATATTCAAAAGGAAATAGCCGATTTAGCCAAGAAGCGTCAGGAATATATTGATAACCAATCTCAAAACGATCCGGATGGTGAAGATTTAGGGAAAGCGATAAGCGAATCTCTTCTGGCATTTGCCAAAGTAAAAGGGTACACTGTCGAGAATTAA
- a CDS encoding histidine kinase, with the protein MYTRYLIYLVITFLLSQGSIEAQDSKGRKSQSKAIFDLSKSLEDGEPDEKVALEYEKTAKEQIAQGEYAKAEDYLNRAKKLYEKLKNKEKIAYIDREIAKVQEQQNKLSEAISSYNLAGKVSEDKIQQAINTNDAQRLINNSNPKAKSSYIQRNINLLEKSANTEDRSNAYQQMAEVNLEMDNKVEAINNLEYALKDAKKPVEIIKINKDIANIYAAENNHDKVIDINKKLVKEAEKTQDTKIQVEQLQSLSNAYFEGHDTAQGISSLQDAYNLAMEEGHTMEAKKSVELLIDQYKKEKNTQKALELYGDFMNRLETTIKSDSSFMDARLLQLNEDKIKQLERERSLNEQLIKKKNILNYALIALIVLILIFLIFTIKALYSIKIKNKKIALQSLRREMNPHFIFNSLNSINHFIAQNNELEANKYLSSYSKLMRNIMENSNKDFITLATEIEQLQEYLDLEHMRFQDKFSYQIQIDNSLDTDSILVPNMLIQPQLENAIWHGLRYKESNGLLILSVKQHEGYLQVIVDDNGIGLSKSKELKTKHQKIHQSRGLNNTLERIGLLNNLYKSKITIDISEKTKNETGVIVIITFPLTLK; encoded by the coding sequence ATGTATACAAGATATTTAATATACCTGGTCATTACTTTTTTACTGTCACAAGGCTCAATTGAAGCTCAGGATAGCAAAGGGCGTAAGTCGCAAAGCAAAGCCATATTCGACTTAAGTAAGTCGTTGGAAGATGGTGAACCGGACGAAAAGGTTGCATTAGAATACGAAAAGACGGCGAAAGAACAAATTGCTCAGGGAGAATATGCCAAAGCCGAAGATTACCTTAATCGGGCTAAGAAGCTATATGAGAAACTGAAAAATAAGGAAAAGATAGCCTATATAGATAGAGAAATAGCTAAAGTACAAGAGCAGCAAAACAAATTGTCAGAGGCCATATCGAGTTATAATCTGGCAGGTAAAGTATCGGAAGATAAGATTCAACAGGCAATAAATACAAACGATGCCCAACGATTGATAAACAATTCGAACCCGAAAGCAAAATCATCTTATATACAGAGGAATATAAATCTTTTGGAGAAATCTGCCAATACGGAGGATCGTTCCAATGCTTATCAGCAAATGGCAGAGGTGAATCTTGAAATGGATAATAAGGTAGAAGCCATCAATAATCTGGAATACGCTCTGAAGGATGCCAAAAAGCCTGTAGAGATTATAAAGATAAACAAAGACATTGCCAACATATATGCTGCCGAGAATAACCACGACAAGGTTATCGATATCAATAAAAAATTGGTAAAAGAGGCTGAAAAAACACAAGATACCAAGATTCAGGTAGAACAATTACAATCGTTATCGAATGCTTATTTTGAGGGACACGATACAGCTCAGGGAATTTCGTCATTACAGGATGCTTATAATTTAGCCATGGAGGAAGGTCATACTATGGAGGCTAAAAAAAGTGTTGAACTACTTATCGATCAATACAAAAAAGAAAAGAATACGCAAAAAGCCTTAGAATTATATGGTGATTTTATGAATCGGTTAGAAACCACAATTAAATCAGACAGCTCATTCATGGATGCCCGTCTACTGCAATTAAACGAAGATAAAATAAAACAACTGGAGAGAGAACGGTCTTTGAATGAACAGCTTATAAAGAAAAAGAATATTCTGAACTATGCCCTTATCGCTCTGATTGTATTGATTCTTATATTTCTTATTTTCACCATCAAAGCATTGTATTCTATTAAAATAAAGAATAAAAAGATTGCTTTACAATCGTTACGCCGCGAGATGAATCCTCATTTTATCTTCAATAGTTTGAATAGTATCAATCATTTTATTGCACAAAATAACGAATTGGAAGCTAATAAGTACCTTTCCTCGTATTCTAAACTAATGCGTAATATCATGGAGAATTCGAATAAGGATTTCATTACCTTAGCTACCGAAATAGAGCAATTGCAGGAATATCTTGATCTGGAGCATATGCGTTTCCAAGATAAATTTTCATACCAGATACAGATAGATAATTCTTTGGATACAGATAGTATTCTGGTTCCTAATATGCTTATACAACCTCAACTTGAGAATGCTATTTGGCATGGATTAAGGTATAAAGAAAGTAACGGACTACTTATACTCTCCGTAAAACAGCACGAAGGCTATTTACAAGTCATTGTAGACGATAACGGGATAGGACTGAGTAAGAGCAAGGAACTTAAAACAAAGCACCAGAAAATCCATCAATCAAGGGGACTGAACAATACACTCGAACGGATCGGGTTATTAAATAACTTGTATAAAAGTAAAATAACGATTGACATCAGCGAAAAAACAAAGAATGAAACAGGGGTTATTGTTATCATAACTTTTCCTCTAACCTTAAAGTAA
- a CDS encoding LytTR family DNA-binding domain-containing protein, with amino-acid sequence MLQKIRSVIVEDESAAREALKSYLAKYCPQIEVVGEAHNSKEAISILHELQPQLVFLDVEMPFGNAFDVLDECKDLYFETIFVTAFSEYSLRALNQSAAYYLLKPLSIEELILAVNKVQKHIINNEIFNRNKIIVENFREPKPEKQQVILPTLEGFEVIKMENIIRLQGNGNFTDIYLSDKSKKMVCRFLKHFTEILPYPFIRVHKSHIINIHFVKSYHKGSGGYVVLDDNTEIEISPSYKDEFLQVFK; translated from the coding sequence ATGCTACAAAAAATAAGAAGTGTAATAGTAGAAGACGAATCGGCAGCTCGTGAAGCTCTCAAAAGTTACTTGGCAAAATATTGTCCGCAAATAGAAGTCGTAGGCGAAGCACACAACAGCAAAGAGGCTATTTCGATACTCCATGAACTACAACCCCAACTGGTTTTTCTGGATGTGGAGATGCCTTTCGGAAATGCTTTTGATGTGTTGGATGAATGTAAAGACCTGTATTTCGAAACTATATTTGTAACCGCCTTTTCTGAATACTCGCTTCGGGCCTTAAACCAAAGTGCAGCCTATTATCTGCTTAAACCTTTAAGCATCGAAGAACTTATTCTGGCAGTCAACAAAGTACAAAAGCACATTATCAATAACGAAATCTTTAATCGCAATAAAATTATTGTAGAAAATTTCAGGGAACCTAAACCCGAAAAGCAACAGGTAATATTACCTACTTTGGAAGGTTTTGAAGTCATCAAAATGGAGAATATAATCAGGCTCCAAGGCAATGGCAATTTTACCGATATTTATTTATCCGACAAAAGTAAAAAGATGGTATGCCGTTTTCTGAAGCATTTTACAGAGATACTTCCCTACCCTTTTATACGGGTTCACAAATCGCATATTATAAATATCCACTTTGTAAAATCGTATCATAAAGGTTCGGGCGGATATGTTGTTTTGGATGATAATACCGAAATAGAAATATCGCCAAGTTATAAAGACGAATTTTTACAAGTATTCAAATAA